Proteins encoded within one genomic window of Sphaerotilus montanus:
- the ppc gene encoding phosphoenolpyruvate carboxylase, translating into MPRAARSRSSGPVAAPDSVVETGSPADAAEKNRPLVEDIRLLGRILGDVIREQEGKVAYELVEKIRQLSVAYRLKQDATAGKALDRLLKNLSVDQTVSVIRAFSYFSHLANIAEDRHHVRRRDVHERQGHLQEGSLAMTFERLADADIRADDIARTLDHAHISPVLTAHPTEVQRKSILDAERAVAELIGERDGLHTARERSDNETMLTARVTQLWQTRMLRYTKLTVSDEIENALSYYRSTFLRQIPKMYREVENALPGRDIANFFRMGNWIGGDRDGNPFVTAETLQLALSRQSETVLRHYLTEAHELGAELSMSLLLAPITPEMAALAARSPDQNAHREDEPYRRALIGVYARLAATLHELTGTEALRHAVAPQNPYASAEEFLADLKVIEASLKHHHAQALIAPRLAPLMRAVEVFGFHLATVDLRQSSDKHEEVVAELLRTARIEADYSALDEASRRELLMRVLNDARSLRVIGAEYSDHARSELAIFETARLMLARYGRHALRHYIISHTEDVSDLLEVLVLQKEVGLLRGTLDSGAARNDLIVVPLFETIGDLRNAAPIMQQFYALPGVADLVQRSGAEQDIMLGYSDSNKDGGFFTSNWELYAAELALVELFDALGSSHGITLRLFHGRGGTVGRGGGPSYQAILAQPPGTVNGQIRLTEQGEVIASKYAHPEIGLRNLETLVAATLEATLLHPTKSAPRSFLDAAAEISAASMAAYRKLVYETPGFTDYFFSATPIREIAELNIGSRPASRKATRAIEDLRAIPWGFSWGQCRVALPGWCGFGSAVEAYLANGKTDKLRAERLALLQKMCTDWPFFRTLLSNLDMVLAKTDLRIAARYLDLVEDKKLGKKIFAAIEAEWQRTNDALNQITGDTQRLANNPTLARSIEHRFPYLDPLNHLQVELMRRYRQRPADAKTAGDATLERLQRGIHISINGVAAGLRNTG; encoded by the coding sequence ATGCCCCGCGCCGCCCGTTCCCGCTCGTCCGGCCCCGTTGCCGCTCCAGACTCCGTAGTCGAGACCGGCTCGCCGGCCGACGCAGCCGAGAAGAACCGCCCGCTCGTCGAGGACATCCGCCTGCTCGGGCGCATCCTCGGCGACGTGATCCGCGAACAGGAAGGCAAGGTCGCCTACGAGCTGGTCGAGAAGATCCGCCAGCTCTCGGTCGCCTACCGCCTGAAGCAGGACGCGACCGCCGGCAAGGCGCTCGACCGGCTGCTGAAGAACCTCTCGGTGGACCAGACCGTCAGCGTCATCCGCGCCTTCAGCTACTTCTCGCACCTGGCCAACATCGCCGAGGACCGCCACCACGTGCGCCGACGTGACGTGCACGAGCGCCAGGGGCATCTGCAGGAAGGCTCGCTGGCGATGACCTTCGAGCGGCTCGCCGACGCCGACATCCGCGCCGACGACATCGCCCGCACGCTCGACCACGCGCACATCTCGCCCGTGCTGACCGCGCACCCGACCGAGGTGCAGCGCAAGTCCATCCTCGACGCCGAGCGCGCCGTGGCCGAGCTGATCGGCGAACGCGACGGCCTGCACACCGCCCGCGAGCGCAGCGACAACGAGACGATGCTGACCGCCCGCGTGACGCAGCTCTGGCAGACGCGCATGCTGCGCTACACCAAACTCACCGTCTCGGACGAGATCGAGAACGCGCTGTCCTACTACCGCAGCACCTTCCTGCGCCAGATCCCGAAGATGTACCGCGAGGTCGAGAACGCCCTGCCCGGCCGCGACATCGCCAACTTCTTCCGCATGGGCAACTGGATCGGCGGCGACCGCGACGGCAATCCCTTCGTCACCGCCGAGACGCTCCAGCTCGCGCTGTCGCGGCAGAGCGAGACCGTGCTGCGCCACTACCTGACCGAGGCGCACGAACTGGGCGCCGAGCTGTCGATGTCGCTGCTGCTGGCGCCGATCACGCCCGAGATGGCCGCGCTGGCCGCCCGCTCGCCCGACCAGAACGCCCACCGCGAGGACGAGCCCTACCGCCGCGCGCTGATCGGCGTCTACGCCCGGCTGGCCGCGACGCTGCACGAGCTGACCGGCACCGAGGCGCTGCGCCACGCGGTCGCGCCGCAGAACCCGTATGCGTCCGCCGAGGAGTTCCTGGCCGACCTGAAGGTGATCGAGGCCTCGCTGAAGCACCACCACGCCCAGGCCCTGATCGCCCCGCGGCTGGCCCCGCTGATGCGCGCGGTCGAGGTGTTCGGCTTCCACCTGGCCACCGTCGACCTGCGCCAGAGTTCGGACAAGCACGAGGAAGTGGTCGCCGAGCTGCTGCGCACCGCGCGCATCGAGGCCGACTACAGCGCGCTGGACGAAGCCAGCCGGCGCGAGCTGCTGATGCGCGTGCTGAACGACGCGCGTTCGCTGCGCGTGATCGGCGCCGAGTACTCCGACCACGCCCGCAGCGAGCTGGCGATCTTCGAGACGGCGCGCCTGATGCTCGCCCGCTACGGCCGCCACGCGCTGCGCCACTACATCATCAGCCACACCGAGGACGTCAGCGACCTGCTCGAAGTGCTGGTGCTGCAGAAGGAAGTCGGCCTGCTGCGCGGCACGCTGGACAGCGGCGCTGCGCGCAACGACCTGATCGTCGTGCCGCTGTTCGAGACCATCGGCGACCTGCGCAACGCCGCGCCGATCATGCAGCAGTTCTATGCGCTGCCCGGAGTGGCCGATCTGGTGCAGCGCTCGGGCGCGGAGCAGGACATCATGCTCGGCTACTCCGACAGCAACAAGGACGGCGGCTTCTTCACCAGCAACTGGGAGCTGTACGCGGCGGAACTCGCGCTGGTCGAACTGTTCGACGCGCTGGGCAGCAGCCACGGCATCACGCTGCGCCTGTTCCACGGCCGTGGCGGCACGGTGGGACGCGGCGGCGGTCCGAGCTACCAGGCCATCCTCGCGCAGCCCCCGGGCACCGTGAACGGCCAGATCCGCCTGACCGAGCAGGGCGAGGTCATCGCTTCCAAGTACGCGCACCCGGAAATCGGCCTGCGCAATCTGGAAACGCTGGTCGCCGCCACGCTGGAGGCGACGCTGCTGCACCCGACGAAGAGCGCGCCACGCAGCTTCCTCGATGCGGCGGCCGAGATCTCGGCGGCGAGCATGGCGGCGTACCGCAAGCTGGTCTATGAAACCCCGGGCTTCACCGACTATTTCTTCAGCGCCACCCCGATCCGCGAGATCGCCGAGCTGAACATCGGTTCACGCCCCGCTTCGCGCAAGGCGACGCGGGCGATCGAGGATCTGCGCGCGATTCCGTGGGGCTTCTCGTGGGGCCAGTGCCGGGTGGCATTGCCAGGCTGGTGCGGCTTCGGCTCGGCGGTGGAGGCTTACCTCGCCAACGGCAAGACCGACAAGCTGCGCGCCGAGCGGTTGGCGCTGCTGCAGAAGATGTGCACGGACTGGCCGTTCTTCCGCACGCTGCTGTCGAACCTGGACATGGTGCTGGCCAAGACCGACCTGCGCATCGCGGCGCGCTATCTGGATCTGGTCGAGGACAAGAAGCTCGGCAAGAAGATCTTCGCCGCGATCGAGGCCGAGTGGCAGCGCACCAATGACGCGCTGAACCAGATCACCGGCGACACCCAGCGCCTGGCGAACAACCCGACGCTGGCGCGCTCGATCGAGCACCGCTTCCCGTATCTCGACCCGCTGAACCACCTGCAGGTCGAGCTGATGCGCCGCTACCGGCAGCGGCCGGCGGATGCGAAGACAGCGGGGGATGCGACGCTGGAGCGGCTGCAGCGCGGGATCCACATCTCGATCAACGGGGTGGCGGCCGGGCTGCGCAACACGGGCTGA
- a CDS encoding histone deacetylase family protein encodes MRIVHNPDHHRHDARHEMYRGRLVPCHETPDRLAFVLEALRQRPVGVLSGPEPVSDAELRAVHAPRYLDFLAGAWEAWVALDPANAALDILPSVWPVRGFRHDVEPLNFAARLGLYSFDAGSPMVAGTWAAARAGAACAVTAARAVLSGEGSALALTRPPGHHAGPDFFGGYCFLNNAALAAQTLRDGGAARVAVLDVDYHHGNGTQTIFYARDDVLTVSLHGDPMTEYPFFLGHADERGEGAGLGWNLNLPLPRGTSAATWFDTLDHAAQAVERCQPDALVVALGVDTFEGDPISGFHLRSADYLRLGERLARLGLPTVFTMEGGYAVAEVGVHVVNVLEGFEARAR; translated from the coding sequence ATGCGCATCGTCCACAACCCTGACCACCACCGCCACGACGCCCGCCACGAGATGTACCGCGGCCGGCTCGTGCCCTGTCATGAGACGCCAGACCGGCTGGCGTTCGTGCTGGAGGCGCTCCGGCAGCGGCCGGTGGGGGTGCTGAGCGGTCCGGAGCCGGTGTCGGATGCCGAACTGCGCGCAGTCCACGCGCCGCGGTATCTCGATTTTCTGGCTGGCGCCTGGGAGGCCTGGGTGGCCCTGGACCCGGCCAATGCCGCGCTCGACATCCTGCCGTCGGTGTGGCCGGTGCGCGGGTTCCGGCATGACGTGGAACCGCTCAACTTCGCGGCCCGGCTCGGGCTCTACTCCTTCGACGCGGGCAGTCCGATGGTGGCGGGTACCTGGGCGGCGGCGCGGGCGGGTGCTGCCTGTGCGGTGACGGCGGCGCGTGCCGTGCTGTCCGGCGAAGGCAGCGCGCTGGCGCTCACCCGTCCCCCGGGCCACCACGCCGGGCCGGACTTCTTCGGCGGTTACTGCTTCCTCAACAACGCCGCGCTCGCCGCCCAGACGCTGCGCGACGGCGGCGCAGCCCGGGTGGCGGTGCTCGATGTCGACTACCACCACGGCAACGGCACGCAGACGATCTTCTACGCCCGCGACGACGTGCTGACCGTGTCGCTGCACGGCGATCCAATGACCGAGTACCCGTTTTTCCTCGGCCATGCGGACGAACGCGGGGAGGGCGCCGGACTCGGCTGGAACCTCAACCTGCCGCTGCCCCGCGGCACCTCGGCCGCCACCTGGTTCGACACGCTCGACCATGCCGCGCAGGCGGTCGAGCGGTGCCAGCCGGATGCGCTGGTCGTGGCGCTGGGGGTGGACACCTTCGAGGGCGATCCCATCTCCGGCTTCCACCTGCGCAGTGCCGACTATCTGCGGCTCGGCGAGCGCCTGGCGCGCCTCGGGCTGCCGACGGTGTTCACGATGGAGGGGGGCTATGCCGTCGCCGAGGTCGGCGTCCATGTCGTGAACGTGTTGGAAGGCTTCGAGGCACGGGCACGGTAG
- a CDS encoding CAP domain-containing protein, with the protein MSSPLSFPPAALVALVLSVSLPLSGCGGSAGAGTASETGSDSEFATAASALYAARPDTTICRAGTLAAAEKSGALATVNAIRAAHGLSAVTYDAAGDEEVMQISLMSVVNGQLSHAPPSTWGCYSATGLTGAQRSNLYLGGPSAYLTLASSASILAGWLTDVGSEATLGHRRWLLDPFLKQIAFGRVDVQAASGVRTTGAAIKVIYTTDGAGPVTPDYVAYPVGDYKKAYFQGNPIQSFTALADKTSRSANGLAKVDYGVATVAVVPRGGKALAVTEVSPDYAGYGVPNVLRFRAAGITAGVVHDVTIANVRVNGVLRSYSYTFRLVD; encoded by the coding sequence ATGTCCTCACCGCTTTCCTTTCCCCCGGCTGCACTGGTGGCGCTGGTCCTGTCCGTGTCGTTGCCACTGTCTGGCTGTGGTGGCAGCGCCGGTGCCGGCACAGCCAGCGAGACGGGGTCCGACTCCGAGTTCGCCACTGCCGCCAGCGCCCTGTACGCCGCACGGCCGGACACCACCATCTGCCGCGCCGGCACGCTCGCAGCCGCGGAAAAATCCGGCGCCCTGGCCACTGTCAACGCCATCCGCGCCGCCCATGGCTTGTCCGCGGTGACCTACGACGCCGCGGGTGACGAGGAGGTGATGCAGATCTCGCTGATGTCGGTCGTCAATGGCCAGCTCAGCCATGCCCCGCCGAGCACCTGGGGTTGCTACAGCGCCACAGGCCTGACGGGCGCCCAGCGCAGCAACCTCTACCTCGGTGGCCCGAGCGCCTACCTGACGCTGGCGTCCTCGGCGTCGATCCTGGCGGGCTGGCTGACCGATGTCGGCAGCGAGGCGACGCTCGGCCACCGCCGCTGGCTGCTCGACCCTTTCCTGAAGCAGATCGCCTTCGGTCGGGTCGATGTGCAGGCTGCCAGCGGCGTGCGGACCACGGGGGCCGCCATCAAGGTGATCTACACCACCGATGGCGCCGGCCCGGTCACGCCCGACTACGTGGCCTACCCGGTCGGCGACTACAAGAAAGCGTACTTCCAGGGCAACCCGATCCAGTCCTTCACCGCCCTGGCCGACAAGACCAGCCGCAGCGCCAACGGCCTCGCCAAGGTCGACTACGGCGTGGCCACGGTCGCTGTGGTGCCCCGCGGCGGCAAGGCGCTGGCGGTCACGGAGGTGTCACCCGACTATGCGGGTTACGGGGTGCCCAATGTGCTGCGCTTCCGGGCGGCGGGCATCACGGCGGGCGTGGTGCACGACGTGACGATCGCCAATGTCCGGGTGAACGGTGTGCTGCGCAGTTACAGCTACACCTTCCGGCTGGTGGATTGA
- a CDS encoding cytochrome P450, whose product MTPTTHFCPAYPRPRASKASALLMFFSARRSWLDALYERSYRMQMGEVHLPGLDLYMVNEPALVREVLQDTDGNFPKSALLGEALQPLLGESIFTTNGAQWQRQRTMMDPAFAQARLNVAFPVMREATDAMLARLAALPDGAEHDLEVEMTHVTADIIFRTIFSEPLTGPDAHRVFDAFSRYQTQVPRLMLPSLFGQRWLRWPWDAWRSRRAAREIRGLLETLIRPRYAAHRGGCPSTRQDILASFLDARDPESGIPFSFEALVDQVAMLFLAGHETSASALTWATHLLAQAPDVQTRMQAEVSTLLGTRAPELGDMKELTLTRNVFRETLRLFPPVGFMARQTASACPMRKKTVPAGATVVVAPWLIHRHRDLWPEPDAFNPDRYDGDASRDALKQAYLPFGMGPRVCMGAAFALQEATLILAQLVRHHRLEAVPGHVPQPVGRLTIRSANGVRLRLFRRTASAAEARA is encoded by the coding sequence ATGACGCCGACGACCCATTTCTGCCCCGCCTACCCCCGCCCGCGTGCCAGCAAGGCCTCGGCGCTGCTGATGTTCTTCAGCGCCCGGCGCTCGTGGCTGGACGCGCTCTACGAGCGCAGCTACCGCATGCAGATGGGCGAGGTCCACCTGCCGGGGCTTGATCTCTACATGGTCAACGAGCCCGCGCTGGTGCGCGAGGTGCTGCAGGACACGGACGGCAACTTCCCCAAGAGCGCGCTGCTCGGCGAGGCGCTGCAGCCGCTGCTCGGCGAGAGCATCTTCACCACCAACGGCGCGCAGTGGCAGCGCCAGCGCACCATGATGGACCCGGCCTTCGCGCAGGCGCGGCTGAACGTGGCCTTCCCCGTGATGCGCGAGGCGACCGACGCGATGCTGGCCCGGCTGGCCGCGCTGCCGGATGGGGCCGAGCACGATCTCGAAGTCGAGATGACCCACGTGACCGCCGACATCATCTTCCGCACGATCTTCTCCGAGCCCCTGACCGGACCCGACGCACACCGCGTGTTCGACGCTTTCTCGCGCTACCAGACGCAGGTGCCGCGGCTGATGCTGCCCTCGCTCTTCGGTCAGCGCTGGCTGCGCTGGCCGTGGGACGCGTGGCGCAGCCGGCGCGCCGCACGCGAGATCCGCGGGCTGCTGGAGACGCTGATCCGGCCGCGCTACGCCGCGCACCGGGGGGGCTGCCCATCCACGCGGCAGGACATCCTCGCCTCCTTCCTGGACGCACGCGACCCGGAGAGCGGCATCCCGTTCTCGTTCGAGGCGCTGGTGGACCAGGTGGCGATGCTGTTCCTGGCGGGCCACGAGACCTCGGCCAGCGCGCTGACCTGGGCCACGCACCTGCTGGCGCAGGCGCCGGACGTGCAGACCCGGATGCAGGCCGAAGTGAGCACCCTGCTCGGCACGCGGGCACCGGAACTCGGCGACATGAAGGAGCTGACACTGACCCGCAACGTGTTCCGCGAAACGCTGCGGCTGTTCCCGCCCGTCGGCTTCATGGCGCGCCAGACCGCCAGCGCCTGTCCCATGCGCAAGAAGACGGTGCCGGCGGGCGCCACCGTCGTGGTCGCGCCCTGGCTGATCCACCGCCACCGCGACCTCTGGCCCGAACCGGACGCCTTCAACCCGGACCGCTACGACGGCGACGCCTCGCGCGACGCACTGAAGCAGGCCTACCTGCCCTTCGGCATGGGCCCGCGGGTGTGCATGGGCGCGGCCTTCGCATTGCAGGAGGCCACGCTGATCCTGGCGCAGCTCGTGCGCCACCACCGCCTGGAGGCTGTGCCCGGGCATGTGCCGCAACCGGTCGGTCGGCTCACGATCCGCTCGGCCAACGGGGTGCGGCTGCGGTTGTTCAGGCGCACGGCGTCCGCCGCCGAGGCCCGTGCATGA
- a CDS encoding heme biosynthesis HemY N-terminal domain-containing protein — MRQVVWLLLLFAVAVLAASTLGANDGLVSIYWTPWRVDVSINVFVLVMLVLGGAGYVVIGAVSTLVGLPERAKAWRTRQREHAAQKALRESFSLLFAGRYGRAHKAAQQALEIQAQSPDLRIEPDFAVLAHLVAASSLHRLQDQTRRNEQLSRAQALIANLPGGSAVGEGARLLAAEWAVDDRDADRALDQLALLPAGVARRTHALRLKLQASRLARQPLEALKTARLLAKHQGFTPVAAQGLLRSLAVEALDTARDADQLRRTWLQLDSADRRDPYVTARAARRAGALEALSDARGWLRPHWENLSQLGERERSDVLDAFAEVLPGLPPDWLPLLESSVESLPQDPQLAFVVGRAMAERQLWGRAHRLLESAAQSPHADGVLRMKAWRALAEIAEVEGDEELAHRCYREAAKNS; from the coding sequence ATGCGTCAAGTGGTCTGGTTGCTGCTGCTCTTTGCCGTCGCCGTGCTGGCGGCGAGCACGCTCGGGGCGAACGATGGTCTCGTGTCCATCTACTGGACACCGTGGCGGGTGGACGTGTCGATCAACGTCTTCGTGCTGGTGATGCTGGTGCTTGGCGGCGCAGGCTATGTCGTGATCGGTGCGGTGTCGACACTGGTCGGTCTGCCCGAGCGGGCCAAGGCCTGGCGCACCCGCCAGCGCGAGCACGCGGCACAGAAGGCGCTGCGCGAGTCGTTCTCGCTGCTGTTCGCCGGCCGCTACGGCCGCGCGCACAAGGCGGCGCAGCAGGCGCTGGAGATCCAGGCGCAGTCGCCGGACCTGCGCATCGAGCCGGACTTTGCGGTGCTGGCGCATCTGGTGGCGGCCAGCAGCCTGCACCGCCTGCAGGACCAGACGCGCCGCAACGAGCAGCTGTCCCGGGCGCAGGCGCTCATCGCGAATCTGCCGGGTGGATCGGCCGTGGGCGAGGGCGCGCGGCTGCTGGCGGCTGAATGGGCGGTCGACGACCGCGATGCCGACCGTGCGCTGGACCAGCTGGCGCTGCTGCCCGCTGGTGTGGCCCGGCGCACGCACGCGCTGCGGCTCAAGCTGCAGGCTTCGCGGCTGGCCCGTCAGCCGCTGGAAGCCCTCAAGACGGCGCGCCTGCTGGCCAAGCACCAGGGCTTCACGCCAGTGGCGGCGCAGGGGCTGTTGCGCTCGCTGGCCGTCGAGGCCCTGGACACCGCGCGTGACGCCGACCAGCTGCGCCGCACCTGGCTGCAGCTCGACAGCGCCGATCGCCGCGATCCCTATGTGACCGCGCGGGCCGCGCGCCGTGCCGGTGCCCTGGAGGCACTCTCCGACGCCCGCGGCTGGCTGCGTCCGCACTGGGAGAACCTGTCGCAACTCGGCGAACGCGAGCGCTCCGATGTGCTCGATGCCTTCGCCGAGGTGCTGCCGGGTCTGCCGCCGGACTGGCTACCGCTGCTCGAATCGAGCGTCGAGTCGCTGCCGCAGGATCCGCAACTGGCCTTTGTGGTCGGGCGCGCGATGGCCGAGCGCCAGCTCTGGGGGCGCGCGCACCGCCTGCTCGAATCGGCCGCCCAGTCGCCCCACGCCGATGGCGTGCTGCGCATGAAGGCCTGGCGCGCGCTGGCCGAGATCGCCGAAGTGGAGGGCGACGAGGAGCTGGCGCACCGCTGTTACCGCGAGGCGGCAAAAAATTCGTGA
- the hemC gene encoding hydroxymethylbilane synthase, whose translation MNTPPLSCTIATRESRLALWQAEHVQALLRERFGWTVDLLGMTTRGDQILDRALSKVGGKGLFVKELEVALEEGRAHLAVHSLKDVPMELPAGFTLCTVLEREDPRDAWVSNHFESVQALPLGAKVGTSSLRRVVQLKAVRPDLDVQPLRGNLDTRLRKLDEGQYDGIVLAAAGLKRLGLASRIRAVIDPQVMLPAAGQGALGIEVRSDNVALREALATLIDTPTWLAVHAERAVSRALGGSCSMPLAAHVTWRGATMVLEARLGHPTDAAQPLLMAQVDGAVTDVAGAEALGLSVAQLLRDGGGMAYLAAAEALAAA comes from the coding sequence ATGAACACACCGCCGCTCTCCTGCACCATCGCCACCCGAGAAAGCCGCCTGGCCCTGTGGCAAGCCGAACACGTCCAGGCGCTGCTGCGCGAACGTTTCGGCTGGACCGTCGACCTGCTGGGCATGACGACCCGTGGCGACCAGATCCTCGACCGCGCGCTGTCCAAGGTGGGCGGCAAGGGCCTGTTCGTCAAGGAACTCGAAGTCGCGCTCGAAGAGGGCCGTGCGCACCTGGCCGTGCATTCGCTCAAGGACGTGCCGATGGAGCTGCCCGCCGGTTTCACGCTGTGCACTGTTCTGGAGCGCGAAGACCCGCGCGATGCCTGGGTGTCGAACCACTTCGAGTCGGTGCAGGCGCTGCCGTTGGGCGCGAAGGTGGGCACGTCGAGCCTGCGCCGCGTGGTGCAGCTCAAGGCGGTGCGGCCGGATCTGGACGTGCAGCCGCTGCGGGGCAACCTCGACACGCGGCTGCGCAAGCTGGATGAGGGCCAGTACGACGGCATCGTGCTGGCGGCGGCGGGGCTGAAGCGGCTGGGGCTGGCGTCGCGCATCCGGGCGGTGATCGACCCGCAGGTGATGCTGCCGGCGGCGGGGCAGGGGGCGCTCGGCATCGAGGTGCGCAGCGACAACGTCGCGCTGCGCGAGGCGCTGGCGACGCTGATCGACACGCCGACGTGGCTGGCGGTGCACGCCGAGCGGGCCGTGTCGCGCGCGCTGGGTGGCAGCTGCAGCATGCCGTTGGCCGCGCACGTGACTTGGCGCGGCGCGACGATGGTGCTGGAAGCCCGTCTCGGCCACCCCACCGACGCCGCGCAGCCGCTGCTGATGGCGCAGGTCGACGGCGCGGTGACCGATGTGGCCGGTGCCGAGGCGCTGGGCCTGTCGGTTGCGCAACTGCTGCGCGATGGCGGCGGGATGGCCTATCTGGCCGCGGCCGAAGCGCTGGCGGCGGCCTGA
- a CDS encoding uroporphyrinogen-III C-methyltransferase: MAPPLVAPPAAAVPMIVHAAPAAPVLPSWVIPVGLVMALVAGGSLWMGWETQQRVHALEMELVKRQQGSSEQASEARVLAKQAEEIARDAAAKVALMDARVSEVALQRDQLDDLILSMSRSRDENAVSDIDASIRVAMQQSSITGSAEPLMAALRSADERLARISQPRLEPLRRAIARDLDRVRAVAVPDIGSLLIKLDEVVRLTDELPLVSQSATTARAVVSAQRAQAQQAAASAPTRAELPVWRQWLMDWERPVQLVWDEVSSLLRVTRIDRPEAMLLAPEQGVFLRENLKLRLLNARLSLLSRQPESATVDLQSAQRSLQTYFDGTARRTQIATDLLRAVTSQSRLVGIPRPDESLAATAAAVAGR; this comes from the coding sequence GTGGCGCCCCCCCTGGTGGCTCCGCCTGCCGCAGCCGTGCCGATGATCGTGCATGCCGCGCCAGCGGCGCCCGTGTTGCCGTCGTGGGTCATCCCTGTCGGACTGGTGATGGCCCTCGTGGCGGGAGGCAGCCTCTGGATGGGCTGGGAAACGCAGCAGCGGGTGCATGCGCTGGAGATGGAACTCGTCAAGCGCCAGCAGGGCAGCAGCGAGCAGGCCTCCGAGGCGCGCGTGCTGGCCAAGCAGGCCGAGGAAATCGCCCGCGATGCCGCCGCCAAGGTGGCGCTGATGGATGCGCGCGTGTCCGAGGTGGCCCTGCAGCGCGACCAGCTCGACGACCTGATCCTGTCCATGTCCCGCTCGCGCGACGAGAACGCGGTGTCCGACATCGACGCCTCGATCCGCGTCGCGATGCAGCAAAGCTCCATCACCGGCAGCGCCGAACCGCTGATGGCCGCGCTGCGCAGCGCCGACGAGCGCCTGGCCCGCATCAGCCAGCCTCGGCTGGAGCCGCTGCGCCGTGCCATCGCCCGCGATCTGGACCGGGTGCGCGCGGTGGCGGTGCCCGACATCGGCTCGCTGCTGATCAAGCTCGACGAGGTGGTCCGCCTGACGGACGAGCTGCCGCTGGTCTCGCAGTCGGCGACCACGGCCCGTGCGGTGGTGTCCGCCCAGCGCGCGCAGGCCCAGCAGGCCGCGGCGTCCGCGCCGACCCGCGCCGAGTTGCCCGTCTGGCGGCAATGGCTCATGGACTGGGAGCGGCCGGTGCAGCTGGTCTGGGACGAAGTCAGCAGCCTGCTGCGCGTGACCCGCATCGACCGGCCCGAAGCCATGCTGCTGGCGCCCGAGCAGGGCGTGTTCCTGCGCGAGAACCTGAAGCTGCGGCTGCTGAACGCGCGCCTGTCGCTGTTGTCGCGGCAACCCGAATCGGCGACGGTGGACCTGCAGAGTGCGCAGCGCTCGCTGCAGACCTATTTCGACGGGACCGCGCGCCGCACCCAGATCGCCACGGATCTGCTGCGTGCGGTCACCTCGCAGAGCCGCCTGGTGGGGATTCCCCGGCCTGACGAATCCCTCGCTGCCACCGCTGCCGCCGTGGCGGGTCGCTGA
- a CDS encoding uroporphyrinogen-III synthase — protein MTVTVVVTRPQPQADDWVARLQALGQAACALPLMRIERAAAFDADVARCWAELARHRLVMFVSPNAVLAFFAARPGGLRWPDATLAGATGPGTVAALRAQGVDAACIVSPPLDAATFDAESLWNHALAQRDWTGQSVLVVRGEDGRDWLADTLARAGASVARLAAYRRGPPAWPGALADTLARVAAQPAQHVWLFSSSQCITHLLAPEAPAADPALRAAVLAVPVLATHPRIAETARRCGFCGVWPVVPDPAAVVQAAAGWR, from the coding sequence ATGACCGTCACGGTGGTCGTGACCCGGCCGCAGCCGCAGGCGGACGACTGGGTCGCGCGCCTGCAGGCACTGGGTCAGGCGGCCTGCGCCTTGCCGCTGATGCGCATCGAGCGGGCGGCGGCCTTCGACGCGGACGTGGCGCGCTGCTGGGCGGAACTGGCCCGGCACCGGCTGGTGATGTTCGTCAGCCCGAATGCGGTGCTGGCCTTCTTCGCGGCGCGGCCGGGCGGTCTGCGTTGGCCGGACGCGACACTGGCAGGCGCCACCGGACCGGGCACCGTGGCTGCGCTCCGAGCACAGGGCGTGGATGCGGCCTGCATCGTGTCGCCCCCGCTGGACGCGGCCACCTTCGATGCCGAGTCGCTCTGGAACCATGCGCTGGCGCAGCGCGACTGGACCGGGCAATCGGTGCTGGTGGTGCGCGGCGAGGATGGGCGGGACTGGCTGGCCGACACGCTGGCCCGCGCCGGCGCGTCGGTGGCCCGTCTGGCGGCCTATCGGCGTGGGCCGCCCGCGTGGCCGGGGGCGCTGGCCGACACGCTCGCCCGGGTGGCGGCACAACCGGCGCAGCACGTCTGGCTCTTCAGCAGCTCGCAGTGCATCACCCACCTGCTGGCACCGGAGGCGCCCGCAGCCGATCCGGCGCTGCGGGCGGCCGTGCTGGCGGTGCCGGTGCTGGCCACGCATCCGCGCATCGCCGAGACGGCGCGGCGATGCGGTTTCTGCGGCGTGTGGCCAGTGGTGCCCGACCCGGCGGCGGTGGTGCAGGCCGCGGCGGGCTGGCGCTGA